From the Butyrivibrio fibrisolvens genome, the window TAAACCCCGGAATGATGCACCCCATGGGAGATTTAGAAAATCACCCGTTCCAGCTTGTTGAGTATATAAACAGCGGCTACCTCGCTGTAAAGAATGTATTCCCAGACTGCAAGGTTGTTCTTCATCTGGCAAGCGGTCAACATCCAAACTGGGTAATGCCGTTTTTGGAAAACTTCTTTGAAAATGGTGGGATGACTGATGTTCTTGGTTTTTCCGATTATCCTTACTGGTGCGATCTCATAAACAAAGAAACTCCGGAAGAAAATGTTGATTCAAGCATAGACAATTGGACAAGGTGCTTGGATATGTACAGAAACAGATTCCATAAGCCTGTCATGATTGCTGAGATAGGTGGTCCTGAATACGAAGAGAAAGAAACAAGGCAGCTTATCGGGGACACAATAAGAATGCTAAAGCGTGTGCCTGAGGGTGAGGGGCTTGGGATATTCTACTGGGAACCGGAAGTATGTTCAGAAGTCCTTCCTGATGCGTATCCGCTTGGAGCATCAAAACTCGCTAAGAATTATACCCTTCAGCTAACGGAAGCACTGTCTGCATATAAGGATGCATAAATATGATCGTCATGTGTGAACTACGCAAATGATAATTGAACGTCATTTGAAAATTTAGGTGCACATTTTTTTGATCTAAGTATAAATGTAAAGGTTACCGCATAAAATCTGAGTTTGTAGTACTTATTAATGTCAGGTTTTATGCGGCTTTTTTTATTTTTGGACATTATAATCAGAGAACTGACCATTTTTTTGCATAACTAAGCGGTCACTTCTCGATGTTTTAAAGAAAATATGCACTTAGTCCTGCAGATTGATTTTTCTGTTATAATTTTTAGTGAATTACTTTTTTAACAATGAAGGCTTCAATATCACGCTATCCGGCATGATTTTGTGATAATGGAGCGTTTCCAGGAGCTTCTTATCAACTAGCATTTCCGCCAGTGCGAATGGCGTACAGTTGTTTAACGAAGCTCTTGGATAATTGTTGATGTGGTTCATCATGAGTGTTATATCCGCTTGGGTCAGTCCGGAAAAGCTTGTCCCTTTGGGTATAACATATCTGATGAACTCATGGTTTTTCTCGATCATTCCTTTCTGCCAGGAACAATAAGAATCGCAATAGTATACTTTTGTTTTGATTTCCCCATATCGATCACATTCCAAAGCTAAAGGATTAGAGAATTCTGTGCCTCTGTCTGTGATTATGACCCCGAATATCTTTTTAAATACATCTATTCCTACCTGATCACATAGATCGTTTAACGCATTGATAACGCTTGCCTGAGACTTGTTTGGAAGCAATAAGGCAATCATCAGGTGGCAATTCCTTAACATCAATGTAAGTAGAACGGAGCCTTTCTCATTGGTTCCAATCACTGTATCCATTTCACAGATTGGTACATCTGGATTTTCTGCTATAAAGCTCTTGAAATCAGCATATGTTCNNTCAAAGGTAAAAATATCATGATTTCGACCGTTTCCATGCTTATATCTGGTTTTAAATTTGACCTTTCTTGGTAAGTCAATGTTTCTAGCTGTAAGATAGCATCCGTTAACCAGGTTATAGAGTGTCCTTTCGCAGCATGGTAGCTCATTTGCATGATTATAGAATACGGTGGATATGGATTGCCCGTTAAGCAGAAGAGGAGATACCAGATTGTCGATATCTGCGAGTTCAGAAGGAGAATAAGATATTCCTGTACGAGAATTCTTTAGAGTATCCTCGTATAAAAGCTGGGCACGTTTGGCATGATACTTGAACTTAATATAGCGACATGCGTCATGACCAATACCTATATCAAGCCTGTCACAGCCATTACAAACAAAAGGTGAGTTGACTATCAAATGACACTGTTGTGGGGTAAAATCTTTACATTTATCTGTATGACAAATCCCAACACAATGAGCGCATGTTCTGTTACATGATTCATCACCACNNATACATGTGTACGTTCGCAGCTTTTTTCATGTATACATAGATGGATCTTTGATCGAGCTTCAGATACCTGATATCGATTTCTCTGAATTTCCCTTGCAATAGTTGATCTTGATTTCTTGAGTTTCTTTGCAATCATATTGATAGAAAACTTTTTTTCAAGTAACTCCTCAATACAAATGCGTTCTTGGAATGTAAGGTGTTTATATTGCGACATTGTTGACTACCTCCCATAAAGAAAGTAATCAACCTGCAGGACATAGGCAAATTATCACATAAAAAACACACATAATGCAAAGGTAACTGCATATGTGTGCATTAAGTCCTGCAATAGTGCACTAGGAGATTCAATTATCAGGGAGTAGTCCATGATATTTAACTATTCGCAAAACGCAGCTTTAACGAAAAGTTAAAGTATTAGCTTATTTAACTACTAATATTCTATTTTAAACGCAACAATCCTACAGTAAACGCAACAAAAAGAACTACTGTTGCATTTACTGTAGGATTTCTTTTATTCTTATGATAAATATGTATTTCGGATGATGGTCCTTGGTGTTCATATGATGATCTAGATTATATGAAAGGCAGGTGAAGAAAATGTCTCATATGACATTAGATGACCGTGTATCCATCCAAGAAGGTCTTGATAATAATCTTTCTCCCAGTGCAATTTCCAAAAAAATAGGCAAAGCTCGTTCTACAGTTATTCGGGAAATAACTAAACGTAGAGCTTACAAAGGCAAGCGTTACCCAGGTGCAAAGCCACCCTGTGTACGAAAAAAAGACTGCGTAGTGTTTGGCTTATGCAATAACAAGCGATGTAGCAGCCCCTGCAGAAATTGTCATGCATGCAAAGATATATGTCCTGAATATTTTCCAAATGAGTGTGAAAGGCTTAGCAAATCACCGCATGTATGTAATGGATGCATTAAAGCTCCTTCTTGTAACTATGACAGATATTATTACTATGCTTCATATGCCCATAATTCGTATCAGGACATACTGATAAGCACTAGGGAAGGAATTAATCAGGATCCCGAGTCTCTCCAGTTATTGGATGATATTATCTCCCCTCTCATAAGAAAAGGCCAGTCTCTTTCTCATATATTTGCCAATCACGCTGATGAAATTGGCTGCAGCCGAAGTACTGTTTACAGATATTTAAATGATTCCGTACTTACGGCAAGAAATATTGATTTGCCTAGACGAGTCAAATATAAGGCGCGTAAGACTTCAAATGGTAATAAGCTGACCAAAGAAGAAAAGCTTATGGTTTTATCTAGAAGCTATGAACGCTTCAAGAAATATATGGAACAGAACCCTGATACGGAGGTTGTTGAAATGGATACCGTTGTTGGGCCAATATCTACCAGCAAAGTATTACTTACTCTCCTGTTCAGATCATGCAATCTCATGCTTGTTTTCCTTTTGAAGCAAAAGACTCAGAAGGAGGTTATCTATGCATTAAACTGGCTTTGTGATGAACTAGGAATAGAGTTATTTAAACAGTTATTCCCTGTCATACTAACGGATCGTGGAACGGAATTCTTAAATCCTGAAGCAATTGAATGCGACCGATATGGGGAAATCAAAACAAAGCTGTTCTATTGTGATCCACAATGTGCCTGGCAGAAAGGTGCACTGGAAAAGAACCACGAATTCATAAGGTATATCGTTCCTAAAGGCACTTCCTTTGATGATTTGACTCAGGCCGATATCACTCTGATAACCAATCACATAAATAGCCTCGCACGTGATAAATATCATGGAAAAACGCCGTATCAGTTATCAAAAGTATTAATTGACAACAGGCTCCATGAAATCATGAAGCTTGTTGAAATAAAGCCGGATGAAGTTTTTCTCAAGCCTGCGCTCATCAAAAGACAGCGTAGATAGTTCATCCGTATCCATCTATTAGTTCCAGCTAATAAATGGACTCTTTTGATTATCATATGTCACGTCTCATTCGAAATGCAACAAATAATAATACTAGATTGATGTGTTGCATTTAGTGTGAGAATTTAGATGCCAGACATCTTTTTGTGATGTCTATAATTGAGAATAATCGATGATATAAATAAAAACAACGAGAACCAATATCCGATAAACACTGGTTTTCGTTGCTTTTAGTATAAGAATCATTTATATCAGAATTTGTTGCGTTGACCTTGAAATTTTAGCTAGCTTATTTAACTTTGATATGAATCTGGATATGTCCTTCCTCATCTGTTCCGCCGATACTTCCGACAAGCTCCATATTTTCAAGAACCTTAAGAGCTTCACTGTCTGTAAGGATCTTAGGAGTTGTTACAAAGTCTCCACCTTTATTAACGCCATTATTCTCTATGAAGATTCTGCAATCCTTACCTTCGAAGTCTTTTCCCTGAAGTATATATCTTGCAGATAAAGATCTGAAGTCGCTTCCGACATCCTGCTTTTGTGTATCAACGCCGCCATTAAGGATATCACCATTAAAAATATCACAGTGACAATAGCCGTTAAAAAGAATCATGCAGGCATCGCCGCTGTGCCCCTTAACTTCATTAAATTCTGTGAGAATTACGTCGATTGTGAGAATTTCTGTGCCCGACTGAGCATTTTCAAGTAAATTAGTCAATGATTTTCCCCCATTATGTATGACTTCTTGAATGTAAATTACAGAAACGCGCATTTACTGCGTGTTTCGTGATTCAATGAATCGGTTGGCAATAGAGCCTTCGACGAAGTCGAACTCCATTGGCTCTATTGCTGCATTTTTGAATCTATGATTCAAAAATGTATGACTTTTTGTCACTTCGTTCCAAAAGTCATGTAATACAGACATTATATATTTGTGCAAAGAACAGTGTCAACTTTAGTTCCAATCTGGATTTGAACGATTTAAATAATTGCTTTAAACTTCTTTTTTAGTATATAATTCAATTCGGATTTACTGCATAAGAAAAATATCTCAATAGAATAATTGATATTTTTTAAGTAAATTTTTACCTCAAATCTAATATTTTAAGGTTTTAACGAATTTTTGCACAAAATTATCATAATACAGTATATAATAGTAGTGTGTAATATTAAATAGTGGCTGACTATGTCTAAATTTAATAGGCTTTTTGTTCGATAATCACTAGAAGAAGGCTATATGGCAATGTAGTTCAAACATTTTAATAATAAGGAGATTTATATGAGTATTCGTGGCATCTATACGTCGGTAAACGATATTCGTAAGCGTGTGTTTGCGGAAGTCGCTAAGCTGTCCTACAACTATAAGGATGGCGATCTTTCAGAGATGGAAATGATTCCATACCGTATCATTCCTGGCGAGGAATCCAAGTACAGAGAAAGTGTCTTTCTTGAAAGAGCTATTGTTAAAGAGAGAATGCGTCTTGCCATGGGCTTATCTCTTAGAAGCGCTGCTGAGCATGCACCTGTATCCACAGGAGCTGAAGAATGCGTTAAGCCTGAGAAGTATTATCAGCCACCTCTTATCAACATCATTAAATTCGCTTGTAACAAATGCCCTGACAACGTAGTTACCGTAAGTAACCAGTGTCAGGCTTGTCTCGCACATCCATGTCATGAGGTTTGTCCTCGTGATGCTATCAAATTTGATCACGGTAAATCTGTTATCGATCAGGAAAAATGTATTAAGTGCGGCAGATGTATAGAAGTTTGCCCTTATAATGCTATCATCCGTGTAGAAAGACCTTGTGCTAAGGCTTGCGGCGTTAAGGCCATTAAATCTGATGATCTTGGACGAGCAGAGATCGATTATGATAAGTGCGTAAGCTGCGGAATGTGCCTTGCAAACTGTCCATTTGGTGCTATCGCAGATAAAGCTCAGATATTCCAGGTAATTCAGGCTATTAAGAGCGATACTCCTGTATACGCAGCTATTGCTCCTGCTATCGTAGGCCAGTTTGGACCTGACCTTACTCTTGATAAAATGCGCTATGCATTCAGGGCTCTGGGATTTACAGATGCTGTAGAAGTTGCTATAGGTGCTGACCTTTGTACACTTCAGGAAGCTGATGACTTTATAAAAGAAGTTCCTGAAAAGCTTCCATTCATGGGAACATCCTGCTGTCCTGCATGGTCAGTAATGGCTAAGAAGGAATTCCCGGAACAGGCAAAATGCATATCCATGGCACTTACACCTATGGTTCTTACAGGAAGACTTCTCAAACAGCAGCATCCTGACTGCAAAGTTGCTTTTATCGGACCTTGCGCAGCTAAAAAGCTTGAAGCAAGTAGAAAGTCAGTTCGAAGCGATGTAGACTTTGTTCTTACTTTCGAGGAAGTTATGGGTATGTTCGAGGCTAAAGGCGTTAACTTTGCTGAATTCGAGACTCATAATACAATGCATGGCGGATCCGGAGACGGTAGAGCCTTTGCCATCAGCGGCGGCGTAGCAAATGCCGTAGCAAATGTTATTAAAGAAAGATATCCTGATAGAGACGTTAAGGTTGAAAAAGCTGAAGGTCTTGATAACTGTAAGAAGATGCTTGCTCTTGCTAAAGCAGGCAAATACGACGGCTACCTTCTTGAAGGTATGGCTTGTCCGGGCGGCTGTATAGGCGGTGCCGGAACCGTAATGCCTATTGCCAAGTCCAAAGCTGCTATTCTTCAGAATCAGAAACAGTCTAGTAAGGCTCACTCTTATGAGAGTACATATGAGGAGTGGTTGGAAGAGCTGGCTGAAAGGGATTAAATTTCAGAAATATATATATAAGGAATCTGAAGTAGCTTCGGGTAAGTAATGAATTAAAATGATACAATAGCTTTACGTTACATCGAATAAAAATAATAAAAATTCGCCGGAAATGAACATGTTCACTTCCGGCGAATTTTCATAATATCTTAGATTGATTATCTTAGCTGGATGAAGATGAAGACGATGATGCAGAAGCTGCGGATGCCCTGTCTTTGATCATATGCTGAAGTGTAACAAGGATCGCAACTATGATCTTCTCATACTCTGTTTTGTATATATCTACGCAGTACTTATCATGTATAGAAAGCATTTTTTGTGAAATAACAGCTACTACTTCCCCATTTCCATCATAGATCTCGAAATTAAGTCCAAGGATATTGCCTCTAAGCTGCCATCCAAGGCCTTCAATGTTAGTGATGTCCTTGATTATATGGAATATCTCGTTTGAAAGCTCGAAGTAGGTCCCATCTTCCATGGTTATGTAATGTCTTTCATGGAGTGAGAAGATTTTTTTCTCAACATGAGCAATCCTTCTATCAGCAGAATCAAATATATCTGTCTTATCATGTAGTGAAAAGAACTTGCTCTGGGCACGATACACTACATTCTCCATATTGTCAGTGATATCGATCTTGTGATGAAGCGTGAAAACTTTTGTGCTTGTGAATAATGACTTGGCAGGGGTTCCGAAGTTTGCAACATTGTTGACGTTGGCTTCCTGCCCTGCATCGCGATAACGATGAACCTTAGAAAAAACTCCCATCTAAATACCTCCCATTTACTAATAAAAACTGAATCAAGCGAAACAAAGAACTAAATTTCTATCAGGCTTAAGATAAGTATATTTGCAATTTCTCTTTGTGTAGTTCACAATAATTATGAAGATTTGCAAATATCTTATCTTAGAATTCACCTATAGATTTAAGCGACTTTGAATCTTTAGCAAAAAAATATACTCAAAAAATCTTTATTACAGTATAAATATGATTATTGTTTTCAGCAATATTGAAAAGGAATAAATATACATGAAAATCAGTCTTTTGAACGATTCTTTTCCACCTGTAATTGATGGTGTAGCTAATGTAGTCATGAATTATGCAAGTATCCTCCACGAAATGGAGGGTAATAGCGTTATGGTCGCGACTCCCAAGTACCCAAACACTAACTACTATCAGTATCCGTATCTTGTAATTCCGTATCAGAGCTTTGATACAACCGAGATAATCAAAGGATACAGAGCGGGTAATCCTTTTGCCATAAGGGAATTCCAGGATATGAAGGATTATAATCCTGATATCATCCACTCTCACTGCCCTGTATCTTCTACTGTTCTTGCAAGGCTTCTTCGCCGCGAAACAGGGGCTCCTATTGTTTTTACATATCATACTAAATTTGATGTAGATATAGCGCGTGCTGTAAAAGCTGAACTTGTTCAGAAAGAAGCTATAAACGTCCTTGTTAAGAATATCGAAGCCTGTGATGATGTTTGGGTAGTAAGTAAGGGCGCCGGAGAAAACCTTAAGTCTCTTGGCTACGAAGGCGAATACCGCGTTATGAACAACGGTGTTGATTTTGCCAAAGGAAGAGCTTCTGAAGCCGAGATAGTTGAGGCAACCAAGGACTATGATATTCCGGACAACGTTCCTGTATTTATCTACGTTGGAAGGATCATCAAATACAAGGGGCTTCCTATAATCCTTGATGCCTGCGAGCTTCTTGATAAGGCAGGAATGGACTTCAGAATGGTATTTGTTGGAAGCGGACCAGATGCTGATGAACTAAAAGAAAGAGCTAAGAACCTTGGGAAAAAAGTCATTTTCACAGGTCCTATATATGATAGAAATGTACTTAAAGCGTGGAACACAAGGGCAGACCTTTTCCTGTTCCCGTCTGTTTATGATACTAACGGTCTTGTCGTAAGAGAGGCTGCAGCCTGCGGCCTTGCGAGCGTTCTGATAAAAGACTCCTGTGCTTCAGAAGGCGTAACTGACGGACGAAATGGTTATATCATTGAAGAAAACGCTCAGTCTATGGCAGACCTTATCCAAAGAGTCTGCAAGGACATGGATGCTGTCCATGATGTGGGTCAGCATGCAATGGATGAGATATACATATCCTGGGAAGACAGTGTACATATGGCTTACGAGCGTTACGGAGAAGTTCTGGAACTAAAGGCTGCCGGCAAGCTTGAAGATCACAGAAAGCTTACTGCAAGACTTGAAGATTACTATTCTCTTCTTGAACCATACAAGGATGCCCTGACGCGTTTCCCTTTTGATATTCAGGATGATATTAAGGACTTTTCCCACGGACTTTATCACGGGGTTAAGAACTTTTCAATAAACTCAACCAACAAGGTTAATGATGCTATTGAAAAGTTTTACAATTCATATGACAAGTTTATTTCTGAATTAGATATTGGATCTAAGGATTGGCACTAAATCCATAAAGACTGCTTTCTATTTCGAGGCTATAAGAATATATATGAGGTAGGTGTCAAAAGTTCCTTTTGACACCTTATGACTAACGGATTGTTCCGTTTCTTCGAAACTCTCACAATCCTAAAACATTCGCAAATCCGCACTACGTGCTACTTTGCTCATGTTTTGCGGGTCATAAATTCATATTCGATTTCGAGCAAGCTCGAATCGAAATGACTTTTGACCCTTACGTCATATATATTAGTAGTCGAATTTTATTTATTTCTGATAATAAACCTGATCTAAATAATATGGGGGACGAAAATCATTTTGGAAAATAATAATACAAATGATATAGTCAAAAACAACATAATCAAAGACTTCAGAAGCATGTCCTTCTACCAGATATGGATTAGGAGCTTTGCTGACGGCAATGGTGATGGCATTGGCGATCTTCTTGGCGTTTACAATAAGCTTGACTATCTTAAGTCTCTTGGAGTAGACGGAATCTGGTTTTCACCGCTCTACCCCTCTCCTAATGCTGACTTTGGTTATGATATATCAGACTATTACAACATTCATCCTGATTATGGCGATCTCGACCTTTTCCGTAAGGTCTTAAAGGGTGCTCATGACAGGGGACTTAAGGTTTTGATGGACCTTGTTGTAAATCACACTTCTGATGAACATAACTGGTTTCTTGAAAGTAAAAAGAGCCGTGACAATAAGTACAGCGACTACTACATCTGGAAGGATCCCAAGATCGTAAAGGGCGAAAAACGCCCGCCTAATAACTGGGATTCACTTTTTGAAGGCAAAGCCTGGGAATATGTACCGGAGAGAGACCAATACTATTTACATATTTTTGCAAGAAAACAGCCAGACCTTAACATGGACAATCCCGTAGTCAGAGAAGAAGTTAAGAAGATCATGCGATTCTGGCTTGATATGGGCGTTGACGGCTTTAGAGAGGACGTTATCACCTTCATATCAAAGCATCCTGACCTTCCTGACGGATATCCATTTATTCCTGTTGCCAACGGTATGCCTTTTTATAAGGACGGGCCAAGGATTCAGGAATATCTCAGGGAATTCAGGGATGTCTGCCTTGAATATGGTGCGCTTCAGATAGGCGAAGCACCGATGACTACAGTTGAAACTGCTCTTTCGTATATCACGGGCAAAGAGCGAACACTTGATATGATGTTCCACTTTGACCATATGATGGCGGATTGTTTTCTGACAGAGTATATACACAGGGATTTTAACCTTGTAAAGCTTAAGAGCGCCTTTAGTAAGTGGCAGACAAGGCTTCTGGGTAAAGGCTGGAATGCTCTTTATCTTGAAAATCATGACCATCCGCGTATCATTAGCCGTTATGGCAATGAAAAAAAATACTGGAGAGAAAGCGGAACTGCCCTTGCGGCGAGCTATATATTCCAGCAGGGCACACCTTTTATCTATCAGGGCCAGGAAATCGGCATGACCAACATAAGCCTTAGCTCCATAGATAAATACATTGACGTATCATCTCACAACAATTACAAGAATTTCCATACTAACGAGCCTGAAAGAAAGCGTCTTAAAAGGATTCAGATGTCGAGCCGCGACTCTTCCAGAACTCCTATGCAGTGGACTCCTGAAAAATATGCAGGCTTCTCTACTAATAAGCCATGGTTTTATATAAATCATAACTATAAGACTGTTAACGTAGAGACTGAAGACAAGGATCCGGACAGCATCCTGAACTTCTACAGGAAGTGTCTTTCTTTGAGAAAAGAGCATGAAGGGCTTATTTATGGCAGATATCGTGAGTATTTCCATTTGAGCAAGAAGCTGTATGTGTATGGAAGACGATGGAAAGATGAACGTTATCTTATCGTGATCTCTTTTTCTGATAATAATGAAAAGTTAAAGGTTCCGAAAGGATATGATCTTAATGAAGCCGAGCTACTTCTATCCAATTACAATGATACTGATAGTATAGATTTATATTCAGATTTACGCCCCTATGAAGTTAGGCTTTTCAAATCTATAAAAGAAGGTTTAACGCATTTAAAAGTTCCTCACTTGCAGAACAATTCTAAAGAGTGAGGTTAGATAATAACAGATGTATTTAAAATGCAAAGGTTATATTTAATATGCGAAGGTTGTATTAAATAGATGCTTAGTAAATAACAAAAGAAACAGGATATCATCGATCGTTTGATTATCGTGATACCCTGTTTTTTATTACCTTGTTTTAGGATACAGGTCTAAAATATGTCTTTAGCCCCCGATTTTAATCGTTTTATACCGAATCCTTATTTTATTGCAAATAATTCTTGGACTTATTTCACTGCAAAATTTGTAGGAACTGCGCTGCTATCGCCACTTGCAATAAAATCTATAGTAATGCTACTGCCTGATGCAAGGTCTGCATTCCAGCTTGGAGCTGTTACTGTAACTGTAGTACCGCTTTGACCTGACAACTGGGCATTCCAGAGATTATCAATACTATTAGCATAGTCAAATGTCAAAGTCCAGTTAGAAAGTGTCTTACCGGAATTATTTTCGATAACGATCTGACAGTGGAAAGAACCACCCCAGTTATCTACAACAGTATATGTTGCTGTTACACCTGTAGGAAGTGATGTCTGTGAAGGTGTCTCAGAAGGTGTATTTTCAGGCTCTTGCGTCTGGCCGCCTGTCTGATTACCGGTTTCTTCTTTAGGCTGTTCGGATGGCTGATCAGAAGGCTGATCATTATTGCCGCTAACAGGCTCAAATGTCCACTGCTGGTTGGTTTTACCATTATAAGACCACTGGCATACGTTAGTTCCGTCCTTAGTGCCATGTTCGTATACATCTACAACCTTAGTCTTGTTACTTGACTTGGTTCCAATGATATATACGCCGTCGGTAGATGTAGTCATTACTGCAAACTGCTGTGCATCACCGCCCCATGCAGTGTAGATCTGGAGGTTTGCACCGTCTACGTCTTCTCCGTTAGCTACGTCAAGCATAAAATTGCCAAGCTTGTTGGTAAGAGTGATATAACCATCACCTGTGTTAGTTACATACCACTTCTGTCCATCTACGCCGGAACCTGTTCCGATCTCAACGTTCTGTACAGCTTTTCCTGTATTTCCTGTAACTTGAAGGTACTTCTGTGCATTTACGTTCTTGATATAGTACCAGCCATCCTGGATTGTAGCTACGCTTCCAGTATTGACAGGCTTATCTGTAGTTGTTCCCTGTGAAGGATCCTGTGTTGCAGTACCATTTCCAAACTGCCAGCTGCTAATAACGATATCATCTGACATTGTGAAAAATACATTTTTTACACCGCTAATCTTATCGAAGCTGCATGTAACATCTGTAAATGTAAGGTTATCACCTGTTGCCGGAATTGTGAGATATCCAAGGACCTTACCATCAGGCTTATCCTGAGTCATGCGGATAACACCGCCATTCTTAGAAGCAACGCTTAAACTAACGCTTGTTGCACCACTTCCAAAATTAAGTCCTGATACACCACTCCAGTCGCCTCTGCTATAAGCTGCGATTGCATCACCTGTTCCGTATACATTTACGCCAGCCTGCCATGCAAATGTAGCTCCGCTTGTCTTTGTAAACGCATC encodes:
- a CDS encoding alpha-glucosidase, producing MENNNTNDIVKNNIIKDFRSMSFYQIWIRSFADGNGDGIGDLLGVYNKLDYLKSLGVDGIWFSPLYPSPNADFGYDISDYYNIHPDYGDLDLFRKVLKGAHDRGLKVLMDLVVNHTSDEHNWFLESKKSRDNKYSDYYIWKDPKIVKGEKRPPNNWDSLFEGKAWEYVPERDQYYLHIFARKQPDLNMDNPVVREEVKKIMRFWLDMGVDGFREDVITFISKHPDLPDGYPFIPVANGMPFYKDGPRIQEYLREFRDVCLEYGALQIGEAPMTTVETALSYITGKERTLDMMFHFDHMMADCFLTEYIHRDFNLVKLKSAFSKWQTRLLGKGWNALYLENHDHPRIISRYGNEKKYWRESGTALAASYIFQQGTPFIYQGQEIGMTNISLSSIDKYIDVSSHNNYKNFHTNEPERKRLKRIQMSSRDSSRTPMQWTPEKYAGFSTNKPWFYINHNYKTVNVETEDKDPDSILNFYRKCLSLRKEHEGLIYGRYREYFHLSKKLYVYGRRWKDERYLIVISFSDNNEKLKVPKGYDLNEAELLLSNYNDTDSIDLYSDLRPYEVRLFKSIKEGLTHLKVPHLQNNSKE
- a CDS encoding family 43 glycosylhydrolase, with protein sequence MKHKKLLLPILSIITTATLLLAPGAGAWGVKSYAAGEAAAFQGITLTKGYKDLSNHNPCVTQKFSADPGAMEYNGRVYVYCTNDGDQNLQNPAENTYGQITHINVMSSADMVNWTDHGSIDVAGRGGAASWATNSWAPCACHKKINGQEKFFLYFANSGGGIGVLTADSPTGPWKDPIGKALITRSTPNCSNVEWLFDPAVLVDDDGTGYLYFGGGVPSGKSSNPQTHRVVKLGSDMTSLAGNPVTIDAPWSFEDSGINKVGNTYYYTYCTNWNGGPYGNARIAYMTSSSPMGPFTYKGTCLNNPGDFFGTTGNNHHSIVTLNGQSYIFYHAEWLNKQMFGSQKGYRTTHVDTISFSNGKINNAKGTLTGVSQVKNLDAFTKTSGATFAWQAGVNVYGTGDAIAAYSRGDWSGVSGLNFGSGATSVSLSVASKNGGVIRMTQDKPDGKVLGYLTIPATGDNLTFTDVTCSFDKISGVKNVFFTMSDDIVISSWQFGNGTATQDPSQGTTTDKPVNTGSVATIQDGWYYIKNVNAQKYLQVTGNTGKAVQNVEIGTGSGVDGQKWYVTNTGDGYITLTNKLGNFMLDVANGEDVDGANLQIYTAWGGDAQQFAVMTTSTDGVYIIGTKSSNKTKVVDVYEHGTKDGTNVCQWSYNGKTNQQWTFEPVSGNNDQPSDQPSEQPKEETGNQTGGQTQEPENTPSETPSQTSLPTGVTATYTVVDNWGGSFHCQIVIENNSGKTLSNWTLTFDYANSIDNLWNAQLSGQSGTTVTVTAPSWNADLASGSSITIDFIASGDSSAVPTNFAVK